The region GGCCCTAAAGGTGATGTTAACGATAATACAGCTTCGCGTCTGAATCAGACACCGCAAACCATTAAGCAAGCAGCAGGTACAGTTTTTAATAGCGAAACGCCGCTTACTACCAAATTAACTGTGGTTGGTGGGGTGTCTACCGGCGTGACATTTGCGCTTACAGGGCTACGTAGCTTACGTAATGGCTTGTCTAAAGATGAAGACAACAAGCGCGATTATGGACTGGCAGCATTAGGTGCAGCCGAGACCGTTGGCGGCGCATTTATTGCCGCACTGTTTTGGAATAAAATGGCAATGGCTGGTGTGGAGGGTGGCGTAGATCCAACTCCTTTGCCAGCTACTCCGAGCCAAATCGGTAGGTAATCGTTGCCGCTATAGCGATAAAACTAAAATAAAAGCCTTGCCACATTGTGCAAGGCTTTTTTGTGGGCAACACATAGCGCGCTAAACATCCAAGGCATCGGTAAGCTCTTTGCCGCGTAGCGTGGTTTGTTCTTGAATAAACTGAAAGCGTAATTCGGGCTTTTTACCCATAAGATGCGTGACGCGCTCAGCGGTTTCGTGTTCGTCTAAATCAGGAATTACCACTTTTAGTAAGCGTCGTTTTGCAGGATCCATTGTCGTTTCTTTAAGTTGCGGTGCGGTCATTTCGCCCAAGCCCTTGAATCGCCCCACTTCAAGCTTTCCGCGCCCTTTAGATAACTCTTCAACCATTTTAACTTTGGTTTCTTCGTCTTGGGCATAATAGGTTTTATTGCTTTGCGTAATGCGGAACAATGGCGGCTGTGCCAGATATAAATGGCCGCCATGAATAATTTGCGGCATTTCCTGATAGAAAAATGTCATGAGAAGCGAGGCAATATGCGCACCATCTACGTCTGCATCGCACATAATCACCACTTTTTCGTAGCGCAATGCTTCGGGGTTGTAATGTTTGCCCGACCCGCAGCCAAGCGCCAACACCATATCTGCAATTTCCTGATTCGCGCTGATTTTTTCTTTGGTGGCGCTGGCAACATTGAGAATTTTACCACGCAGCGGCAAAATGGCTTGTGTTTCGCGATTGCGTGCTTGTTTTGCGCTTCCTCCTGCCGAATCACCTTCCACCAAGAATAATTCGGTGCCAATATTGCTGCTACGCGAACAATCTGCAAGCTTGCCGGGTAGCCGCAAACGAGTGGTTACTGCTTTGCGCGACACGGCGCGGTCTGCTTTGCGGCGCATACGCTCTTCAGCGCGATCAATAATAGACTGTACTAGCGCCGTGGCACTTTCGGTATCTCCTGATAGCCAGTGGTCGAAATGGTCACGTATGGCATTTTCTACCAGACGTGTAGCCTCGCTTGTCACCAGTTTTTCTTTGGTTTGGCCTTGAAAATGCGGGTTTTTGATGAATAACGAAATCACCGCAACCGCGCCATCCATCACATCATCGCCCGTGATGTTATTAATCTTTTTGTTGCCGGTCATTTCGGCATAGGCTTTGATGCCTTTAGTCAGCGCGGCTTTAAACCCATTTTCGTGGGTTCCCCCTTCGGGTGTGGGGATGGTATTACAATACGAGCTGCAGCGGCTATCGTCTTTCGCGTCCACATCGGCTGGCCATGTGACTGCCCATTCCACACGGCCTTTGCCGTCGGCAAGCTCCGCTTCGCCAGAAAATGCTTCGGCGGTTACAATGGGACGTTCTTCGGTAATTGCATTCAAATAATCGAGAAGACCATTAGGAAAATGCAAGGTAGCACTGGCGGGTACGCTACTATTTTCGCCAATCAGCGACGCATCGCAGCTCCAGCGAATTTCTACGCCCTTAAATAAATATGCTTTCGAGCGCGCAAATTTGAACATGCGTTCAGGGCGAAAGCGCGGCTTGGAACCAAAAATCTCGGCATCCGGATGAAAGCTGATTTTTGTGCCGCGACGATTAGGAGCATTACCTGCATCTTCGAGTTTAGTTTGCGGAATCCCACGCGAGAATGTTTGGCGATAGAGTTTTTTGTCCCGCGCCACTTCTACCTGCATAAAATCAGTGAGCGCGTTGACCACCGAAATACCCACGCCATGCAACCCGCCGGAGGTTTCATAAACTTTACCGCGAAACTTTCCGCCCGAATGCAGAGTGGTTAAAATCACTTCAAGGGCAGATTTATCGGGAAATTTTGGGTGCGGATCGATGGGGATGCCACGCCCGTTATCGGTAACGGTCACCACATTTTCTGCAGCCAGATCCAGCTCGATATGGCTGGCATAGCCGGCCACGGCTTCATCCATCGAGTTATCAAATACCTCGCTCACCAAATGGTGCAAGGCAGATTCATCTGTGCCGCCAATATACATGCCCGGGCGCAGGCGTACAGGCTCCAACCCCTCAAGAACTTCAATATCCTCGGCGGTATAGCTATCTTGTTTGACGGGCTTGGCAGCCTTAGCATCGGCAGAAAACAAATCACTCATATGCTGAATATATAGTGTGAATTGCCGTAGGTGCAAGTATTTATGCGGTCTTAGCCCCAGTCTGTTGTGGATAACTCACATAATACGATGTAACAAAACTTTCATTAAGTTTAGCAGCGATGTTGAGGTAGAATATTGGCATTGGAATATAATAACTAATTTTAGGAGAGTATTATGGTTGAAACCGCTGCGTTAAGAGATGCACTTGAAGCTATAGCAGAACGGGATAGTGAAACGAAAGGTCGTCGTCCAATTGACCCCAAAGTTGCTGAAACCCCTCCGAAAGATCCTGCATTGGCTGGTTCAGAAGAAGAGTTTTTGCTAGCCGTTAAAGAAAAAGAGCGACTTTCAGGTATGAGCGTGAGTAATAACACACCGCCTGAACAAGATCATGCAGACGAAGGCTTAGGCGGACAGGTTGCGCGATTGGCTGCAGAGCGTGCTGGTGAACGAGTAGGGGTAGATAAAAAAGATGTAGGTCCTCATACTGCAGCAGTAAAAGCTAAACAAGATCCAAATAATAGACCCGAGGAACTGAATTTTAACCGTTAAAACTCTTTATTCACTTATGTAAGGCGGCTCGAATTGTATACTCCTCAGTCTTCTGAGAATATGAAGGGCGCGATTGAGCAATTACTGTCGGAACAAGACAGAGAATTGCTCGATCGTGCGCCTAAAATGCATCGTGGTGACGGTGACGCAAGCGCACCAGAGCACACGGTGGATGATGGCATTTCTCGCTTGGCCGCGCGAATGCTGACAAAATTGCCAAGCACTATAGACAGCGCAGAAGACATTGTCCGTCCCCTTTCCCAGCGTGATGATGGCCGTTCGCACATTAATGCCCCACAAAATAAAATGGATATAGATGCCACTGATGTGGATGCATCTGCCAAAGGCGCCCAGCGTCAGGTTTCTAGTTTTTTGGCCACGCAAATTGCCGAAGAAATTGTTGATCCCGCGCATCTGAGCAAAGTAAAAGCGGATATCCTGAGCAACAATCCTTCTTATAAGCCAGAAGCACTTCCAAATGTGCAAAGAGTAGTTGCGCGAAATAGCGATGGCCCCGACATTTCGGGGTTTAACCGTTAAATTTCACATTATATATACTATGCCGCCAAGGTGGCAATTTCACCCAATGTGTGCGATAGCTCGTTGAGGCGACTTTGTGCATCGGGTTTCCATTCGCGCATCAACACCAGCTTTTGATCATGGCGCAGCTTAATGTGCTTGGCATTTTGGGTAATGAAGGCAATCAATTTTTCGGGATTGCTAAACAAGTTATTTCTAAATGCCAGCACCGCACCTTTTGGTCCCACATCTACCCGCTCTATTTCGGCTTGTTTGCATAAAATCTTAAGCTTCAGCACACCCAGCAAATGTTCGACTTCGACAGGCAGGGGGCCAAAGCGGTCTGCCAGTTCAATGGCAAAATTATCAATATCCGCATTCGTGGTTAAGAAGCCCATACGGCGATACAGCCCCAAACGCAATTGCAAATCCTGCACGTAGCTTTCAGGAATCAGCACCGACATGCCAATATTAATTTGAGGTGTCCAACGCTCAGCCTCGGGTTGCGCGGTTTTGTCGCCTCCAAGTTTATCGGATTGTTGCTTGCGCTTGGCAGCAGCCACCGCTTCTTCAAACATATGCTGATAAAGCTCTACCCCCACTTCACGCACATGGCCTGATTGCTCCTCGCCTACAAGGTTACCAAATCCACGTATATCCATATCGTGGCTGGCGAGGCTGAAACCCGCGCCCAGCGTATCGAGGGTTTGCATCACTTCCAGCCGCTGTAAGGCTTGTTTGGTCAGGGTTTTGCCGTGGGGCAGGGTGAAATAGGCATAAGCGCGTACCTTGCCTCGTCCCACCCGTCCACGAAGCTGATAAAGCTGCGACAGGCCAAACTGATCCGCTTTATGTATAATCATGGTATTAGCGGTGGGAATATCAATGCCAGATTCAATAATGGCAGTGGAGAGCAAAATGTCGTATTTCCCTTCATAAAAGTCGTGCATGATGCTGTCGAGTTCGGCTGGGGGCATTTGGCCATGAGCTACGGCAAGCTTAGCGTCAGGTGCTATGGTATGAATTGCTTTTTGCACATCGGGCAGGTCTTTAATGCGCGGAACAACATAAAATATACGTCCACCGCGATGACGCTCACGGGCAATAGCCTCGCCCAATACTAGCCCATCATACGGCATAACAAACGTACGAACTGCCAGTCTGTCCACCGGTGGGGTAGTAATTAAGCTTAAGTCGCGCACGCCAGTCAATGCGAGTTGTAATGTGCGCGGAATTGGTGTGGCCGAAAGCGTGACTACATGCACATTATGCTTGAGGTTTTTAAGACGCTCTTTTTGCTTCACGCCAAAATGCTGTTCTTCATCTACAATCATCAGGCCAAGATTAGCAAAATCAATTTGCTGCGAAAGTAGCGCATGGGTGCCAATGACAATATCGCACGTACCGTCTTTTAGCATCTGACGGGTTTTTGTTGCTTCTCGCGCAGGGACTAAACGCGATAGCTGCCGTATATTTAGCCCCAGCCCCTGAAAGCGTTCCACAAAATTACTATAATGCTGGCGGCATAATAAGGTGGTGGGAGATACTAAAGCTACCTGCACTTTGCCTTCTTGCGCATGGGTAGCCACAAAAGCGGCGCGCATGGCTACCTCGGTTTTTCCAAACCCCACATCGCCGCATACTAAGCGATCTGCCGGATGTCCGGATGCTAAATCCTCTAACACTTCGGTAATGCTACGTTCCTGATCTTCGGTTTCCACATAGGGAAAACGGGCAGCAAATTCATCATAAACACCATTTGGCACCGTTAGCACCGGCGCGGGATTAATAGCGCGGGCAGCAGCAATGTTAAGTAATTCTTCTGCCGCCATTTTAATGCGCTCTTTCATACGCGCTTTTCGGCTTTGCCAAGCTACACCGCCTAGCTTATCCAACATGCCATCGCCTTCGCTTCCGGCACCAAAGCGACTGATAACATCAATATTTTCCACCGGAATGAACAGTTTGTCTTCGCCGGCATAAATTAGCTTAAGACAATCATGCTCGGCGCCCAGCACATCTACCGTATACAACCCTTCAAAGCGCCCAATGCCATGTTCTTCATGCACCACAAGCTCGCCTGGTGTCAGGCTGCTTGCTTCATCTATAAATGCTTCTGCTTTTTTGCGTTTACGTGTGGTACGCATAATACGCTCGCCCAGCAGATCTTGTTCCGTACTCAGAGCAATGTTATCCAGCTCGAAGCCATGTTCGATAGGCAACATAACCAATGCCAATTTAGGAAAGCGTGTACGGCTGGCGGTTTGCCAGTCATCGGCCAATACAGGTTTTATTGCATGTTCGGCTAATAAGTGGCGTATGCGCTCACGACTTCCGGTAGAATAACAGGCGAGTATCAGCGGTTTTTTTTCTTCGCCTTTGCTTTTATGGTAAGCCTTTAGCGCATCGAATACACTTGCCGGATTATTTGCGCGCTCTTTGGCAAAATCCCGCGATTTAGTGAAGGGAAGGGGAATGAGCGTAGAGTCCTGCTTTTGTTCTTGCTTGAACGGCGTCAGTTCTGCCGTAATGTAGCCAGCCATGAGTGTTTTCCACTCCTCCTCACGCAGATAAAGCGCATCGGGCGGTAAGGGGTGATATGCTGCGCCCATGGTGACGCTTCCGGCGCGTTCACCGGTTTTACGTGCCTCATAATAATCGTGAATCACCGCCTCACGATCGCTTACGGCGGTGGTAAGTTCGTGGCCGTGAGTAATGATGCTTTGCTTGGGCAAATAATCAAAAAACGTTTCCATGTTATTATGTAGCAGGGGCAGCCAATGCTCCATTCCTGCATAATGTTGCCCATTGCTTACAGATTCATAAAGCGGATCTGCTTTTGTGATTGCCCCAAACATCTCGCGGTAGCGGTTGCGAAAGTTTTGGATGTTTTCTTCGGTAAACACATATTCGCTAACGGTATGCAGGGTAACATCATCTAGCTCGCCCGTTGTCGTTTGAGATAAAGGGTCGTAGGTGCGGATTGTTTCGAGTTCAGCATCAAATAAATCCAGCCGCACACCTTCACTATGGCCTGCCGGAAAAATATCTATGATATCGCCGCGCACAGCAAATTCGCCAGGTTCCATTGCCTTTCCCAATCGGGTATAGCCATTTGTCGCCAGAAAATGCAGTAAATAATCGCGGTCTAATTTTGCACCTTTCGCCATTTTCATGGCGG is a window of Alphaproteobacteria bacterium DNA encoding:
- the mfd gene encoding transcription-repair coupling factor, yielding MKRYSPLLSDAPLNAVLSPAPAGSEAFILAEIARAGGTRPIIHIATDDREIDTLSHVLACIAPDISTLTFPAWDCLPYDRVSPHHSIVAERVITLATLTQKPQAQRIVLTTANAITQRIAPRKLMANAAMKMAKGAKLDRDYLLHFLATNGYTRLGKAMEPGEFAVRGDIIDIFPAGHSEGVRLDLFDAELETIRTYDPLSQTTTGELDDVTLHTVSEYVFTEENIQNFRNRYREMFGAITKADPLYESVSNGQHYAGMEHWLPLLHNNMETFFDYLPKQSIITHGHELTTAVSDREAVIHDYYEARKTGERAGSVTMGAAYHPLPPDALYLREEEWKTLMAGYITAELTPFKQEQKQDSTLIPLPFTKSRDFAKERANNPASVFDALKAYHKSKGEEKKPLILACYSTGSRERIRHLLAEHAIKPVLADDWQTASRTRFPKLALVMLPIEHGFELDNIALSTEQDLLGERIMRTTRKRKKAEAFIDEASSLTPGELVVHEEHGIGRFEGLYTVDVLGAEHDCLKLIYAGEDKLFIPVENIDVISRFGAGSEGDGMLDKLGGVAWQSRKARMKERIKMAAEELLNIAAARAINPAPVLTVPNGVYDEFAARFPYVETEDQERSITEVLEDLASGHPADRLVCGDVGFGKTEVAMRAAFVATHAQEGKVQVALVSPTTLLCRQHYSNFVERFQGLGLNIRQLSRLVPAREATKTRQMLKDGTCDIVIGTHALLSQQIDFANLGLMIVDEEQHFGVKQKERLKNLKHNVHVVTLSATPIPRTLQLALTGVRDLSLITTPPVDRLAVRTFVMPYDGLVLGEAIARERHRGGRIFYVVPRIKDLPDVQKAIHTIAPDAKLAVAHGQMPPAELDSIMHDFYEGKYDILLSTAIIESGIDIPTANTMIIHKADQFGLSQLYQLRGRVGRGKVRAYAYFTLPHGKTLTKQALQRLEVMQTLDTLGAGFSLASHDMDIRGFGNLVGEEQSGHVREVGVELYQHMFEEAVAAAKRKQQSDKLGGDKTAQPEAERWTPQINIGMSVLIPESYVQDLQLRLGLYRRMGFLTTNADIDNFAIELADRFGPLPVEVEHLLGVLKLKILCKQAEIERVDVGPKGAVLAFRNNLFSNPEKLIAFITQNAKHIKLRHDQKLVLMREWKPDAQSRLNELSHTLGEIATLAA
- the parE gene encoding DNA topoisomerase IV subunit B → MSDLFSADAKAAKPVKQDSYTAEDIEVLEGLEPVRLRPGMYIGGTDESALHHLVSEVFDNSMDEAVAGYASHIELDLAAENVVTVTDNGRGIPIDPHPKFPDKSALEVILTTLHSGGKFRGKVYETSGGLHGVGISVVNALTDFMQVEVARDKKLYRQTFSRGIPQTKLEDAGNAPNRRGTKISFHPDAEIFGSKPRFRPERMFKFARSKAYLFKGVEIRWSCDASLIGENSSVPASATLHFPNGLLDYLNAITEERPIVTAEAFSGEAELADGKGRVEWAVTWPADVDAKDDSRCSSYCNTIPTPEGGTHENGFKAALTKGIKAYAEMTGNKKINNITGDDVMDGAVAVISLFIKNPHFQGQTKEKLVTSEATRLVENAIRDHFDHWLSGDTESATALVQSIIDRAEERMRRKADRAVSRKAVTTRLRLPGKLADCSRSSNIGTELFLVEGDSAGGSAKQARNRETQAILPLRGKILNVASATKEKISANQEIADMVLALGCGSGKHYNPEALRYEKVVIMCDADVDGAHIASLLMTFFYQEMPQIIHGGHLYLAQPPLFRITQSNKTYYAQDEETKVKMVEELSKGRGKLEVGRFKGLGEMTAPQLKETTMDPAKRRLLKVVIPDLDEHETAERVTHLMGKKPELRFQFIQEQTTLRGKELTDALDV